The Xiphophorus couchianus chromosome 22, X_couchianus-1.0, whole genome shotgun sequence genome includes the window AACGGATCTGCGTGTGATAAAAGTCCCAGTTCGAACAGCAGCTGAGCTCAGCAGCTCTGTTACTGATTTGCAACGCCTCCTGTTTATTCGGCCGCCACACGTCGACTCCTGTGCACGACGCCACATGGGCCCGTTTCATTCTTCCGTTCTGGCAGATCAACAAGCATGATATAAAACAACATATCCTGTCACAGGAAATTGCACTGTCGTCTCACAGCTGATTATCAAGCATATCTGCAGATTGTGATGCAAGCATGACCTTTTTCTCCTTATTGTTGGACGTCTAAATcattacttgtttttgtttacaaattaaGTAAAGGGAAAAAAGCCAAAGTTATTGATTTGATATTTGATTGGATTAACATAGACAGTGTCTTCTAGATAGTGGAAACTAAATAACAGTGACCCTAGTGAACAGATAAGCTACCTCCCAATGGACAAAGCTCACCATGACTAcatcaaagaaaaaatgttgtaaacGATTGAGAAATGGGCATAATGAAactcatgaaataaaaaaggttgATGGATAAAAACGTTTTATCTCTATATTTAAGCATCTCCATcgttaaaaatgatttgtttatgtgaatgttcagtttcttttaatctgtttctctctttccttccttcctgtttaGGGTGGCGAtacactttaattttaattcgATCAGAGCTCATGCCAGTCAAGTGAAGCAGACGAGTGTTGACACTACAACAAAATAGATACACACCTAAACCCATATCTGTTGTAGTGCACACAAACCTGTCAGATTTGACCTTTCACCTTcttgcatttctgcagatgactcAATTAGAGTTACCACACAAGTGGTGCTGTGGTATCTCtagaaaacattcatgtttttaagacttttaaatgaaaaatacattaaaaaaacatattctgttGCAGTTTGTCTATATTTTATTAGTATGAAGGTTTAGAAGTGAAAGATAAGAGAAGGGAATCACAAAGCTGAAGAGGAGGTTTATAAGTCCACGACACGTCGAATGGAGCCTACCGCCGGATGGAGGGCCCCCCACTCCGAATGGCGCCTGTATTCACCTTTTTCCAGCAGGTACTGCCGTCCCCTGTAGCTTGGATTCTCGTAGAAGATCCAGAGCCCGTCTTGGACGTGAGCTGAGTGGACTTCGTGCTGGCGCCAGCGGTCCTGCAGGTCAGAGAGGTCTTCGTTGAACTCCATCATCTGGCCGCTGAAGTCCGGATGTTCATAGATGCGGATCCTGCACGTGCTGTGTGGCTTGGATGGTGAACAATCAAGAAATCAgttaaaatgagaacatttattttgttatgtaTTAGAAACCAGAACCTTTTTCCTAAAACATCTGCCAGGACTTACATGTCTGATGAGGCGACAGGAACGGATGGTGTCACTGAAGCCATTCCAACTCTGGAAGATGGGGTACTCCCCTTTAAACAGTACATACTGGTAGCCCATAT containing:
- the LOC114138301 gene encoding gamma-crystallin M2-like — encoded protein: MERTGKIFFYEDKNFQGRSFECSSDCPELSSHFSRCNSIRVDGGTWVIYERPQYMGYQYVLFKGEYPIFQSWNGFSDTIRSCRLIRHPHSTCRIRIYEHPDFSGQMMEFNEDLSDLQDRWRQHEVHSAHVQDGLWIFYENPSYRGRQYLLEKGEYRRHSEWGALHPAVGSIRRVVDL